The genomic region CCGCCCCGGACGTCGGCTCGCTGCTCGCCGCGCCCGGCTCGGCCCCCGCGCCCGGTGCGACCGCCGTACCCGGCTCGGCGCCGGCGTCCGTTCAGGCCGCCACGTCCGCGCCGCCGGAAACGCCGCCGCGCAACTCCGCGCAGCGGGAGTCGGCGCTGCGTCAGGTACTGGTCGCGGTGCTGGACTCCGGGGTCGACGACACCCATCCCGACCTGCGCGACGCGGTGAGCCCGGCCGACTCGGTCTCCTGCGCCGACGGACGCCCGGACGCCCGGTACGGCGCCTGGCGCCCCGACCCGGGGGTCGCCGAGAGCGGCCACGGCACCCATGTGGCCGGCCTGATCGGCGCGGCCAGGGACGGCCACGGCGTGGTCGGGACCGCGCCGGGGGTGCGGATCGCCGCGGTGCGGCTGCTCGGGCCGCTCGGCCAGTACTACCCGGAGAACATCGTCTGCGGCTTGCTCTGGGCCGCCGACCACGGCGCGGTGGCGGTCAACGACAGCTACTTCGCCGATCCCTGGAAGTACAACTGCCCGCAGGACCCGGACCAGGGGGCGATGGTCCAGGCGGTCGGCCGGGCGGTGGCCTACGCCCAGCGCCGCGCCCTGGTGGTCGCCTCGGCGGGCAACGACGCCCAGGACCTGACCGGCCCGCGGACCGACCAGCGCAGTCCGAACGACCGGCTCTCCGGCCCGGCCGAAGACCGCCGACTCGGCGCCGAGTGCATCCGGCTGCCCGGCGAGCTGCCGGGCGTGGTCTCGGTCAGCGCGGTGACCCGCAGCGGCGCCGTCGCCGACTACTCGAACTTCGGCGACGGCCGGATCACCCTGGCGGCGCCCGGCGGCGACCCCGACGGCGGGCCCGACGAGGCGATCGTCTCGGACTGGCCGGGCGGACGCTACGCCGCGCTGGCCGGCACCTCGATGAGCGCCGCCCAGGTGACCGGAGCGATCGCGGTGGCCGCCGCGCTGCACGCCGACTGGGGGCCGGACCGGCTGCGCGAGCTGCTGCTCGCGCAGGCCCGGGCGAACTGCCCGGTCGGCCCCGGCCGGTGCCGCGACCGCAGCACGTACGGTGCCGGGATCGTCGCACTGCCGCGCTGAGGCGCATGGCCTCAGCCACGGGCACGGCCGCGCCGAGGGCTCCGGAATACTGGGGCGCATGAGGCTGACCGAGTTCTGGGGACGGATGGACGAGCACTTCGGTGCGGGGTACGCGCGGTCCTTCGCGCACGACCACGTGATGAGCGAGCTCGGCGGCCGGACGGTGCAGCAGGCGCTGGACGCCGGCTGGGAGGCCAAGGACGTGTGGCGGGTGGTCTGCCAGGTCATGGGAGTGCCGGCCCGGCTGCGCTGAGCGGCGACCCCGCTGCGGTTCCCACCGGGCGCGGATGCGAACATTGAATCGAACTGATGTTCCCTATACTGGTTTCCCGGCGAGTTTTCCACAGGCTGAGCCCGTCCGGGGCCGATTGTCGGTGGGACGCGCTAGCGTCGAGGACGATGAAGCGCACAGCACAGAACCCGAGGGTGGAAGCCATGGCAGGTACGGACCGCGAGAAGGCTCTTGAGACCGCACTCGCCCAGATTGAGCGGCAGTTCGGCAAGGGCTCGGTGATGCGCCTCGGCGACCAGTCCCGTGCCCCGATCGACGTGATCCCCACCGGATCCACCGCGCTGGACGTCGCCCTCGGCGTCGGCGGCCTGCCGCGCGGCCGGGTGATCGAGATCTACGGCCCCGAGTCCTCCGGCAAGACCACGCTGACCCTGCACGCCGCGGCCAGCGCCCAGAAGCTCGGCGGCACGGTCGCCTTCGTGGACGCCGAGCACGCCCTCGACCCGGAGTACGCCCGCAAGCTCGGGGTCGACACCGACGCGCTGCTGGTCTCCCAGCCGGACACCGGTGAGCAGGCGCTGGAGATCACCGACATGCTGATCCGCTCCGGCGCGATCGACCTGAT from Kitasatospora azatica KCTC 9699 harbors:
- a CDS encoding S8 family serine peptidase, which codes for MAEVRLVSRRRRRALVLRSSPAVVAAALLLGGALPYMAGGSQAYLSYLVLADRTDAQGAALADSAVRAAGGRVVQDYPQVGMVLAYAADGGFATRLRGRPGIAAVGATRTAAVPGPPGALAGAGDFHRPAAADAVEGDSTPTVPDPGEHGGWNLAMMGADPTAPDVGSLLAAPGSAPAPGATAVPGSAPASVQAATSAPPETPPRNSAQRESALRQVLVAVLDSGVDDTHPDLRDAVSPADSVSCADGRPDARYGAWRPDPGVAESGHGTHVAGLIGAARDGHGVVGTAPGVRIAAVRLLGPLGQYYPENIVCGLLWAADHGAVAVNDSYFADPWKYNCPQDPDQGAMVQAVGRAVAYAQRRALVVASAGNDAQDLTGPRTDQRSPNDRLSGPAEDRRLGAECIRLPGELPGVVSVSAVTRSGAVADYSNFGDGRITLAAPGGDPDGGPDEAIVSDWPGGRYAALAGTSMSAAQVTGAIAVAAALHADWGPDRLRELLLAQARANCPVGPGRCRDRSTYGAGIVALPR
- a CDS encoding DUF3046 domain-containing protein, whose product is MRLTEFWGRMDEHFGAGYARSFAHDHVMSELGGRTVQQALDAGWEAKDVWRVVCQVMGVPARLR